In Kitasatospora gansuensis, a genomic segment contains:
- a CDS encoding ABC transporter ATP-binding protein — translation MAENTQLSKSDKPSLPAPEPPRRSTVRSLLRLWPYARVARWRIAGSVTAALLASGSVLLVPLVLRAIVDGPIAHHDLGALWPPAGLLLLLGLAEAGLFGIRRVIVARPLAKVESAMRGDLYAKLQRLPVSFHDRWPSGQLLSRATSDMFTMRLFLAFPLVFLIVNSLVFLTGTAMMFALDWRLGLITLLPALPLVLLTRHFEDRYSGAARRAQDQTGDLATVIEESVLGIRILKAFGRHRTMAERFKRQATELRSTELHKADMLANLWAVIVGLPEIALGLALAVGVVRVADGDLSTGTLVAFLSTALALRWPVESLGWLLAYANEAATATDRYFEVMDEPEDAPAESTTVPTEDQGIRFTGVRFRYPDAPADTPDLLTGIDLHIRRGETMALVGATGSGKTTLTALLPRLYETNGGSITLDGRDIRSIPLPRLRELVSIAFEEPTLFSASVRENVLMGRPEATEQELATALRTAQAGFVEKLPEGTATQVGEQGLSLSGGQRQRLALARAVVGRPEFLVLDDPLSALDVHTEALVERALRQVLADTTALVVAHRPSTVLLADRVAVLAEGRIVAVGTHQELLHSSAAYRELMTGQTATERSLVR, via the coding sequence ATGGCCGAGAACACGCAGCTGAGCAAATCCGACAAACCGTCACTTCCCGCACCTGAACCGCCCCGTCGGTCCACGGTGCGCTCACTGCTGCGCCTCTGGCCGTACGCCCGGGTCGCCCGCTGGCGGATCGCCGGCTCGGTGACCGCCGCGCTGCTCGCCTCCGGCAGCGTGCTGCTGGTCCCGCTGGTGCTGCGGGCGATCGTGGACGGCCCGATCGCCCACCACGACCTCGGCGCGCTCTGGCCGCCGGCCGGGCTGCTCCTGCTGCTCGGCCTGGCCGAGGCCGGTCTGTTCGGCATCCGCCGGGTGATCGTGGCCCGGCCGCTGGCCAAGGTGGAGAGCGCCATGCGCGGCGACCTCTACGCCAAGCTCCAGCGGCTGCCGGTCTCCTTCCACGACCGCTGGCCGTCCGGGCAGCTGCTCTCCCGGGCCACCTCCGACATGTTCACCATGCGGCTCTTCCTGGCCTTCCCGCTGGTCTTCCTGATCGTCAACTCGCTGGTCTTCCTGACCGGCACGGCGATGATGTTCGCGCTGGACTGGCGGCTCGGCCTGATCACCCTGCTGCCCGCCCTCCCGCTGGTGCTGCTCACCCGGCACTTCGAGGACCGGTACTCGGGGGCCGCCCGGCGCGCCCAGGACCAGACCGGCGACCTGGCCACCGTGATCGAGGAGTCGGTGCTCGGCATCCGCATCCTCAAGGCCTTCGGCCGGCACCGCACGATGGCCGAGCGGTTCAAGCGGCAGGCCACCGAGCTGCGCTCGACCGAGCTGCACAAGGCCGACATGCTGGCCAACCTCTGGGCGGTGATCGTCGGCCTGCCCGAGATCGCGCTCGGCCTCGCGCTCGCGGTCGGCGTGGTCCGGGTCGCCGACGGCGACCTCTCCACCGGCACCCTGGTCGCCTTCCTCTCCACCGCGCTGGCGCTGCGCTGGCCGGTCGAGTCGCTCGGCTGGCTGCTCGCGTACGCCAACGAGGCGGCCACCGCGACCGACCGGTACTTCGAGGTGATGGACGAACCCGAGGACGCCCCGGCCGAGTCCACCACCGTCCCGACCGAGGACCAGGGCATCCGGTTCACCGGCGTCCGGTTCCGCTACCCCGACGCCCCCGCCGACACCCCCGACCTGCTGACCGGCATCGACCTGCACATCCGGCGCGGCGAGACGATGGCCCTGGTCGGCGCCACCGGCAGCGGCAAGACCACGCTGACCGCGCTGCTCCCCCGGCTGTACGAGACCAACGGCGGCAGCATCACGCTGGACGGCCGGGACATCCGCTCGATCCCGCTGCCCCGGCTGCGCGAGCTGGTCAGCATCGCCTTCGAGGAGCCCACCCTGTTCTCCGCCTCGGTCCGGGAGAACGTCCTGATGGGCCGTCCGGAGGCGACCGAGCAGGAGCTCGCCACCGCGCTGCGCACCGCCCAGGCCGGCTTCGTCGAGAAGCTGCCCGAGGGCACCGCGACCCAGGTCGGCGAGCAGGGCCTGAGCCTGTCCGGCGGCCAGCGCCAGCGCCTGGCGCTGGCCCGCGCGGTGGTCGGCCGCCCCGAGTTCCTGGTGCTGGACGACCCGCTCTCCGCGCTCGACGTGCACACCGAGGCGCTGGTCGAGCGGGCGCTGCGCCAGGTGCTCGCCGACACCACCGCGCTGGTGGTCGCGCACCGGCCGAGCACCGTGCTGCTGGCCGACCGGGTCGCCGTGCTGGCCGAGGGCCGGATCGTCGCCGTCGGCACCCACCAGGAGCTGCTGCACAGCTCCGCCGCCTACCGCGAGCTGATGACCGGTCAGACCGCCACCGAACGGAGCCTGGTCCGATGA
- a CDS encoding ABC transporter ATP-binding protein, with product MTTTTVQSAPVEEELPNPAEDEDIPVPAGAPRRLLGELLGPHRRRIVVAMLVILVQQAALQSGPLLVAVAMDRGIPALREHDAGPLVAVVAAYLGFAALSTVLQRAFIRLSGRINQDILLTLRGRIFRHAQRLSLDFHERYTSGRIISRATSDVDALRELLAEGLQELLTVCLSVFYISIVLMVMDWRLGLAALLSFLPMYLSVRSFRRRSLKVYRRSRTAVASVIVRFTETMNGIRPVQAFRRESANEAAFGTVNRQSADATADGLLEMARYVGTSRAIANTWITAVVVLGAVQVTDGSLELGVLTAFVLYLRRLYDPIDQLAMFLNSYQSAAAALEKIAGLLAHEPTVAEPTTPVALPTSRMKGREVVFDDVRFAYRTGKEVLPSFDLTLAAGQTTAVVGATGAGKSTLAKLLARFYDPTEGTVRLDGVDLRSLPTDELRRGVVMVTQESFLFSGTVAENIAIGRPGATRAEVEQAAREIGAYEFVAALPDGFDTDVRKRGGRISAGQRQLVAFARALLADPAVLILDEATSSLDVPGEQAVQHAMRTVLAGRTAVIIAHRLSTVEIADRVLVMDQGRIVEDGTPADLISGQGRFADLHQAWRDSLV from the coding sequence ATGACCACCACCACCGTGCAGAGCGCCCCGGTCGAGGAGGAGCTGCCGAATCCCGCCGAGGACGAGGACATCCCCGTCCCGGCCGGCGCCCCCCGCCGCCTGCTCGGCGAGCTGCTCGGCCCGCACCGCCGCCGGATCGTGGTCGCGATGCTGGTCATCCTGGTCCAGCAGGCCGCCCTGCAGTCCGGACCGCTGCTGGTCGCGGTCGCGATGGACCGGGGCATCCCGGCGCTGCGCGAGCACGACGCGGGCCCGCTGGTCGCGGTGGTCGCCGCCTACCTCGGCTTCGCCGCGCTCTCCACCGTGCTGCAGCGCGCCTTCATCCGGCTGAGCGGCCGGATCAACCAGGACATCCTGCTCACCCTGCGCGGCCGGATCTTCCGGCACGCCCAGCGGCTCAGCCTGGACTTCCACGAGCGCTACACCTCGGGCCGGATCATCTCCCGGGCCACCAGCGACGTGGACGCGCTGCGCGAGCTGCTCGCCGAGGGCCTGCAGGAGCTGCTGACGGTCTGTCTGTCGGTCTTCTACATCTCGATCGTGCTGATGGTGATGGACTGGCGGCTCGGCTTGGCCGCGCTGCTCTCCTTCCTGCCGATGTACCTGAGCGTCAGGTCGTTCCGGCGCCGCTCGCTCAAGGTCTACCGGCGCTCCCGGACGGCGGTCGCCTCGGTGATCGTCCGGTTCACCGAGACCATGAACGGCATCCGCCCGGTCCAGGCGTTCCGCCGGGAGTCGGCCAACGAGGCCGCCTTCGGCACCGTGAACCGGCAGTCCGCCGACGCCACCGCCGACGGCCTGCTGGAGATGGCCCGCTACGTCGGCACCTCCCGGGCGATCGCCAACACCTGGATCACCGCCGTGGTGGTGCTCGGCGCCGTGCAGGTCACCGACGGCAGCCTGGAGCTCGGCGTGCTCACCGCCTTCGTGCTCTACCTGCGCCGCCTGTACGACCCGATCGACCAGCTGGCGATGTTCCTGAACAGCTATCAGTCGGCCGCCGCCGCCCTGGAGAAGATCGCCGGCCTGCTGGCCCACGAGCCCACGGTCGCCGAGCCGACCACGCCGGTCGCGCTGCCGACCTCCCGGATGAAGGGCCGCGAGGTGGTCTTCGACGACGTCCGGTTCGCCTACCGGACGGGCAAGGAGGTGCTGCCCAGCTTCGACCTGACGCTGGCCGCCGGGCAGACCACCGCCGTGGTCGGCGCCACCGGCGCGGGCAAGTCCACCCTGGCCAAGCTGCTCGCCCGGTTCTACGACCCGACCGAGGGCACCGTCCGGCTGGACGGCGTGGACCTCCGCTCACTGCCCACCGACGAGCTCAGGCGCGGCGTGGTGATGGTGACCCAGGAGTCCTTCCTGTTCTCCGGCACGGTCGCCGAGAACATCGCCATCGGCCGCCCCGGCGCCACCCGCGCCGAGGTCGAGCAGGCCGCCCGGGAGATCGGCGCGTACGAGTTCGTCGCCGCACTGCCGGACGGCTTCGACACCGACGTCCGCAAGCGCGGCGGCCGGATCTCGGCCGGGCAGCGCCAGCTGGTCGCGTTCGCCCGGGCGCTGCTCGCCGACCCGGCGGTGCTGATCCTGGACGAGGCCACCTCCTCACTGGACGTCCCCGGCGAGCAGGCCGTCCAGCACGCCATGCGCACCGTGCTGGCCGGCCGGACGGCGGTGATCATCGCCCACCGGCTGTCCACCGTGGAGATCGCCGACCGGGTCCTGGTGATGGACCAGGGCCGGATCGTCGAGGACGGCACCCCCGCCGACCTGATCTCCGGTCAGGGCCGCTTCGCCGACCTGCACCAGGCCTGGCGGGACAGCCTGGTCTGA
- the glgP gene encoding alpha-glucan family phosphorylase has translation MKAIRRFTVRTVLPEQLQPLHELALNLRWSWHPETRELFRSVDPEVWSAVGEDPVRLLGEVPAARLAALATDRRFLRRLGDLADDLRDYLAGPRWYQSAPSPGDGSGPLPAAIAYFSPEYGIAAALPQYSGGLGILAGDHLKAASDLGVPLVGVGLFYRHGYFRQSLSRDGWQQERYPLLDPDELAVSLLREPDGTPCRIDLALPGGRTLAAQIWKAQVGRVPLLLLDSDIEPNTAAEREVTDRLYGGGSEHRLLQEMLLGIGGVRAVRTYGRLTGHPAPEVFHTNEGHAGFLGVERISELVGEGLDFAAALEAVRAGTLFTTHTPVPAGIDRFDRELVARHFSGDAALPGVPVDQVLALGVESWPGGDPKLFNMAAMGLRLAQRANGVSTLHGEVSRGMFSGLWPGFDAAEVPITSITNGVHAPTWIDPAVVRLAAGVLGQEQAEDAMAAGEARRWTGLERIGNSEIWELRRALRSQLVDEARQRLRASWHQRGAGDAELGWADTVLDPDVLTIGFARRVPSYKRLTLMLRDPVRLRSLLLHPTRPVQIVVAGKAHPADDGGKRLIQQLVRFADDPEIRHRIVFLPDYDMAMAKHLYPGCDVWLNNPLRPLEACGTSGMKAALNGCLNLSVLDGWWDEWYDGRNGWAIPTADGISSTLDPESPEAERRDDIESAALYDLIEHQVAARFYDRAADGLPHAWIAMVRHTLVTLGPKVLAGRMVREYVERLYAPAALARRELAGSDHLGARALAGWKARIRDGWPAVRVEHVETEGLAEAQELGSTLTLRVQVSLGTLEPGDVDVQVVSGRVDESDGISDAVALTLKPAGGPDLDGRHRYEGSLELCRTGPFGYTVRVLPAHHLLASPAELGLAALPAETPGMDAGLLR, from the coding sequence GTGAAGGCAATCCGCAGATTCACCGTGCGCACCGTCCTGCCCGAACAACTCCAGCCACTGCACGAGCTCGCGCTCAACCTCCGCTGGTCCTGGCATCCGGAGACGAGGGAGCTGTTCCGCTCCGTCGATCCGGAGGTCTGGTCGGCGGTCGGCGAGGACCCGGTCCGGCTGCTCGGCGAGGTGCCGGCCGCCCGGCTGGCCGCGCTCGCGACCGACCGGCGCTTCCTACGCCGGCTGGGCGACCTCGCCGACGACCTGCGCGACTACCTCGCGGGCCCGCGCTGGTACCAGAGCGCGCCGTCGCCCGGCGACGGCTCGGGCCCGCTGCCCGCCGCGATCGCGTACTTCTCGCCCGAGTACGGCATCGCCGCCGCGCTGCCGCAGTACTCCGGCGGGCTCGGCATCCTGGCCGGCGACCACCTGAAGGCCGCCAGCGACCTCGGCGTGCCACTGGTCGGCGTCGGCCTGTTCTACCGGCACGGCTACTTCCGGCAGTCGCTCTCCCGGGACGGCTGGCAGCAGGAGCGCTACCCGCTGCTCGACCCGGACGAGCTGGCCGTCTCCCTGCTCCGCGAGCCGGACGGCACCCCCTGCCGGATCGACCTCGCGCTGCCGGGCGGCCGCACGCTGGCCGCGCAGATCTGGAAGGCCCAGGTCGGCCGCGTCCCGCTGCTGCTGCTCGACTCCGACATCGAGCCGAACACGGCCGCCGAGCGCGAGGTGACCGACCGGCTGTACGGCGGCGGCAGCGAGCACCGGCTGCTGCAGGAGATGCTGCTCGGCATCGGCGGCGTCCGGGCGGTCCGGACGTACGGCCGGCTGACCGGGCACCCCGCCCCCGAGGTCTTCCACACCAACGAGGGCCACGCCGGCTTCCTCGGCGTGGAGCGGATCAGCGAGCTGGTCGGCGAGGGCCTGGACTTCGCCGCCGCGCTGGAGGCGGTCCGGGCCGGGACGCTGTTCACCACCCACACCCCCGTGCCGGCCGGCATCGACCGGTTCGACCGGGAGCTGGTGGCCCGTCACTTCAGCGGGGACGCCGCCCTCCCGGGCGTCCCGGTGGACCAGGTGCTCGCGCTCGGCGTGGAGAGCTGGCCCGGCGGTGACCCCAAGCTGTTCAACATGGCCGCGATGGGCCTGCGGCTGGCCCAGCGGGCGAACGGCGTCTCCACCCTGCACGGCGAGGTCAGCCGGGGCATGTTCAGCGGTCTCTGGCCGGGCTTCGACGCCGCCGAGGTGCCGATCACCTCGATCACCAACGGCGTGCACGCGCCGACCTGGATCGACCCCGCGGTGGTCCGGCTGGCGGCCGGGGTGCTCGGCCAGGAGCAGGCCGAGGACGCCATGGCGGCCGGCGAGGCCCGCCGCTGGACCGGCCTGGAGCGGATCGGCAACAGCGAGATCTGGGAGCTGCGGCGCGCGCTGCGCAGTCAGCTGGTGGACGAGGCCAGGCAGCGGCTGCGCGCCTCCTGGCACCAGCGCGGCGCGGGTGACGCCGAGCTGGGCTGGGCCGACACGGTGCTCGACCCGGACGTGCTGACCATCGGCTTCGCCCGCCGGGTGCCCTCGTACAAGCGGCTCACCCTGATGCTCCGTGACCCGGTCCGGCTGCGTTCGCTGTTGCTGCACCCGACCCGCCCGGTGCAGATCGTGGTGGCGGGCAAGGCGCACCCGGCGGACGACGGCGGCAAGCGGCTGATCCAGCAGCTGGTCAGGTTCGCCGACGACCCGGAGATCCGGCACCGGATCGTCTTCCTGCCGGACTACGACATGGCGATGGCCAAGCACCTCTACCCGGGGTGCGACGTCTGGCTGAACAACCCGCTCCGCCCGCTGGAGGCCTGCGGCACCTCCGGGATGAAGGCCGCGCTGAACGGCTGCCTCAACCTGTCCGTCCTGGACGGCTGGTGGGACGAGTGGTACGACGGCCGGAACGGCTGGGCGATCCCGACCGCTGACGGCATCTCCTCCACCCTCGACCCGGAGAGCCCGGAGGCCGAGCGGCGGGACGACATCGAGTCGGCCGCGCTCTACGACCTGATCGAGCACCAGGTCGCGGCCCGGTTCTACGACCGGGCGGCGGACGGGCTGCCGCACGCCTGGATCGCGATGGTCCGGCACACCCTGGTCACCCTCGGGCCCAAGGTGCTGGCCGGGCGGATGGTCCGGGAGTACGTCGAGCGGCTGTACGCCCCCGCGGCGCTGGCCCGGCGCGAGCTGGCCGGGTCCGATCACCTCGGGGCCCGCGCGCTGGCCGGCTGGAAGGCCAGGATCAGGGACGGCTGGCCGGCCGTCCGGGTCGAGCACGTGGAGACCGAGGGCCTGGCCGAGGCGCAGGAGCTGGGCTCGACCCTGACCCTGCGGGTTCAGGTCTCGCTCGGCACGCTGGAGCCCGGCGACGTCGACGTCCAGGTGGTCTCCGGCCGGGTGGACGAGAGCGACGGCATCTCCGACGCGGTGGCCCTCACCCTCAAGCCGGCCGGCGGCCCCGACCTGGACGGCCGGCACCGGTACGAGGGTTCGCTGGAACTCTGCCGGACCGGCCCGTTCGGCTACACCGTCCGGGTGCTGCCCGCGCACCACCTGCTGGCCTCCCCGGCCGAGCTCGGGCTGGCCGCGCTGCCGGCCGAGACGCCCGGGATGGACGCGGGTCTGCTGCGGTAG
- a CDS encoding alpha-1,4-glucan--maltose-1-phosphate maltosyltransferase, translating into MIGRIPVLDVSPLIDAGRRPAKAAVGERFRVTATVFREGHEAVNANLVLRDPRGRSGPWTPMRELEPGTDRWGAYVTPTAPGRWSYLVEAWGDPVASWRKVAAVKLPAGIDTALVLEEGAGLLERAAAGVPKKEGRAHVLAAVDALRDPGLPPLSRLAAALAPEVTELLARYPLRELVSSSRPLPLQVDRQRALFGSWYEFFPRSEGAVIDPDGNLPPVSGTFRTAAERLPAVAAMGFDVLYLPPIHPIGRAFRKGPDNSLTAGQHDVGSPWAIGSPEGGHDAVHPDLGTIEDFDHFVAEATALGIEVALDFALQCSPDHPWVNKHPEWFTHRPDGTIAYAENPPKKYQDIYPVNFDQDFDGLVKETLRVLRYWMAHGVRIFRVDNPHTKPVLFWEKVLGDIARTDPDVLFLAEAFTRPAMMHTLGRIGFHQSYTYFTWRETKAELTEYLTELSGDAAAYMRPNFFANTPDILPGHLAGAGPAAFAVRAVLAATLAPSWGVYAGFELAENEPTRPGSEEYAHSEKYELRPRDWTSPDTLAPLITVLNRLRRRHPALQQLRDLTFHPTDNDQILAYSKTATTEDGLTDHVITVVNLDPQHPQETTVTLPWDGPLQVHDELTGASWTWHRHNYVRLDPTTGPAHLLTVRRNPQ; encoded by the coding sequence GTGATCGGCCGCATCCCCGTCCTGGACGTCTCCCCGCTGATCGACGCCGGCCGCCGCCCGGCCAAGGCCGCGGTCGGCGAACGCTTCCGGGTCACCGCCACCGTCTTCCGCGAGGGCCACGAGGCGGTCAACGCCAACCTGGTGCTCCGCGACCCGCGCGGCCGCAGCGGCCCGTGGACCCCGATGCGCGAGCTGGAGCCGGGCACCGACCGCTGGGGGGCGTACGTCACGCCGACCGCGCCCGGCCGCTGGTCGTACCTGGTGGAGGCCTGGGGCGACCCGGTGGCGAGCTGGCGCAAGGTCGCCGCCGTCAAGCTGCCGGCCGGGATCGACACCGCGCTGGTGCTGGAGGAGGGTGCCGGGCTGCTGGAGCGGGCCGCCGCCGGGGTGCCGAAGAAGGAGGGCCGGGCGCACGTGCTGGCCGCCGTGGACGCGCTGCGCGACCCGGGGCTGCCCCCGCTCAGCCGGCTCGCCGCCGCGCTGGCCCCCGAGGTGACCGAGCTGCTGGCCCGCTACCCGCTGCGCGAGCTGGTCAGCTCCTCCCGGCCGCTGCCGCTCCAGGTGGACCGGCAGCGGGCGCTGTTCGGCTCCTGGTACGAGTTCTTCCCACGCTCCGAGGGCGCCGTGATCGACCCGGACGGCAACCTGCCGCCGGTCTCCGGCACCTTCAGGACCGCCGCCGAACGCCTGCCCGCGGTCGCCGCGATGGGCTTCGACGTGCTCTACCTCCCCCCGATCCACCCGATCGGCCGAGCCTTCCGCAAGGGCCCCGACAACTCCCTGACGGCCGGTCAGCACGACGTCGGCTCGCCCTGGGCGATCGGCTCCCCCGAGGGCGGCCACGACGCCGTCCACCCCGATCTGGGCACCATCGAGGACTTCGACCACTTCGTCGCCGAGGCCACCGCCCTGGGCATCGAGGTCGCCCTGGACTTCGCCCTGCAGTGCTCCCCGGACCACCCCTGGGTCAACAAGCACCCCGAGTGGTTCACCCACCGCCCCGACGGCACCATCGCCTACGCCGAGAACCCGCCGAAGAAGTACCAGGACATCTACCCCGTCAACTTCGACCAGGACTTCGACGGCCTGGTCAAGGAGACCCTGCGGGTGCTGCGGTACTGGATGGCGCACGGCGTGCGGATCTTCCGGGTCGACAACCCGCACACCAAGCCGGTGCTGTTCTGGGAGAAGGTGCTCGGCGACATCGCCCGCACCGACCCGGACGTGCTCTTCCTGGCCGAGGCCTTCACCCGTCCGGCGATGATGCACACGCTCGGCAGGATCGGCTTCCACCAGTCCTACACCTACTTCACCTGGCGCGAGACCAAGGCCGAGCTCACCGAGTACCTGACCGAGCTGAGCGGCGACGCCGCCGCCTACATGCGGCCCAACTTCTTCGCCAACACCCCGGACATCCTGCCCGGGCACCTGGCCGGGGCCGGTCCCGCCGCCTTCGCCGTCCGGGCCGTGCTGGCCGCCACGCTGGCCCCGAGCTGGGGCGTCTACGCGGGCTTCGAGCTGGCCGAGAACGAGCCGACCCGGCCGGGCTCCGAGGAGTACGCCCACTCGGAGAAGTACGAGCTGCGGCCCCGCGACTGGACCAGCCCCGACACCCTCGCGCCGCTGATCACGGTGCTCAACCGGCTGCGCCGCCGGCACCCCGCGCTGCAGCAGCTGCGCGACCTCACCTTCCACCCCACCGACAACGACCAAATCCTGGCCTACTCGAAGACCGCCACCACCGAGGACGGTCTCACCGACCACGTCATCACCGTGGTCAACCTCGACCCCCAGCACCCGCAGGAGACCACCGTCACCCTGCCCTGGGACGGTCCGCTACAGGTCCACGACGAGCTCACCGGAGCCTCCTGGACCTGGCACCGCCACAACTATGTCCGGCTCGATCCCACCACCGGGCCGGCCCACCTCCTCACCGTTCGGAGGAACCCTCAGTGA
- the treS gene encoding maltose alpha-D-glucosyltransferase, whose product MTVNEPVPDTFAETSPGKLDPEWFKRAVFYEVLVRSFQDSNGDGVGDLKGLTSKLDYLQWLGVDCLWLPPFFASPLRDGGYDVADYKSVLPEFGDLADFMEFTDAAHKRGMRVVIDFVMNHTSDQHPWFQESRRDPDGPYGDFYMWADDDKQYPDARIIFVDTETSNWTYDPVRKQYYWHRFFSHQPDLNYDNPRVQEEMIAGLRFWLDLGIDGFRLDAVPYLFAREGTNCENLPETHEFLRRVRKEIDADYPDTVLLAEANQWPEDVVDYFGDFASGGDECHMAFHFPVMPRIFMAVRRESRYPVSEILAKTPTIPGNCQWGIFLRNHDELTLEMVTDEERDYMYAEYAKDPRMRANVGIRRRLAPLLENDRNQIELFTALLLSLPGSPVLYYGDEIGMGDNIWLGDRDGVRTPMQWTPDRNAGFSSADPGRLSLPPIMDPVYGYQVTNVEAQQSSSSSLLHWTRRMIEIRKLNPAFGLGSYTELPSSNPAVLAFVREHEGDLVMCVNNFSRFAQPTELDLRRYGGRYPVELIGGVRFPSIGEWPYLLTLAGHGFYWFQLRNPHKQ is encoded by the coding sequence GTGACAGTCAACGAGCCCGTGCCCGACACCTTCGCCGAGACCTCGCCGGGAAAGCTCGACCCGGAGTGGTTCAAGCGGGCGGTGTTCTACGAGGTGCTGGTGCGATCGTTCCAGGACAGCAACGGGGACGGGGTGGGAGACCTCAAGGGCCTCACCTCGAAGTTGGACTACCTGCAGTGGCTCGGGGTGGACTGCCTCTGGCTGCCGCCGTTCTTCGCCTCGCCGCTGCGGGACGGCGGGTACGACGTGGCGGACTACAAGTCGGTGCTGCCGGAGTTCGGCGACCTGGCGGACTTCATGGAGTTCACCGACGCCGCGCACAAGCGCGGCATGCGGGTGGTGATCGACTTCGTGATGAACCACACCAGCGACCAGCACCCGTGGTTCCAGGAGTCCCGCCGCGACCCGGACGGGCCGTACGGCGACTTCTACATGTGGGCCGACGACGACAAGCAGTACCCGGACGCCCGGATCATCTTCGTCGACACCGAGACCAGCAACTGGACCTACGACCCGGTCCGCAAGCAGTACTACTGGCACCGGTTCTTCTCCCACCAGCCCGACCTGAACTACGACAACCCCCGGGTCCAGGAAGAGATGATCGCGGGGCTGCGGTTCTGGCTGGACCTGGGCATCGACGGGTTCCGGCTGGACGCGGTGCCGTACCTGTTCGCCCGGGAGGGGACGAACTGCGAGAACCTGCCGGAGACCCACGAGTTCCTCCGCCGGGTCCGCAAGGAGATCGACGCGGACTACCCGGACACCGTGCTGCTGGCCGAGGCCAACCAGTGGCCGGAGGACGTGGTCGACTACTTCGGCGACTTCGCCTCCGGCGGCGACGAATGCCACATGGCGTTCCACTTCCCGGTGATGCCGCGGATCTTCATGGCGGTCCGCCGGGAATCCCGCTACCCGGTCTCCGAGATCCTGGCCAAGACGCCGACCATTCCCGGCAATTGCCAGTGGGGTATTTTCCTCCGCAACCACGACGAGCTGACCCTGGAAATGGTCACCGACGAGGAACGCGACTACATGTACGCGGAGTACGCCAAAGATCCGCGGATGCGGGCCAACGTCGGTATCCGCCGCCGGCTGGCACCGCTGCTGGAGAACGACCGGAACCAGATCGAGCTGTTCACCGCCCTGCTGCTCTCGCTGCCGGGCTCGCCGGTCCTCTACTACGGGGACGAGATCGGCATGGGCGACAACATCTGGCTCGGCGACCGGGACGGCGTCCGGACCCCGATGCAGTGGACGCCCGACCGCAACGCGGGTTTCTCCTCCGCCGACCCGGGCAGGCTCAGTCTGCCGCCCATCATGGACCCGGTGTACGGCTATCAGGTGACCAACGTCGAGGCGCAGCAAAGCAGTTCGAGTTCGCTGCTGCACTGGACGCGTCGCATGATCGAGATTCGCAAGCTCAATCCGGCCTTCGGCCTCGGCAGCTACACCGAACTGCCCTCCAGTAACCCCGCGGTGCTGGCCTTCGTGCGCGAACACGAAGGCGACCTGGTCATGTGCGTGAACAACTTCTCCCGCTTCGCACAGCCGACCGAGTTGGATCTGCGACGGTACGGGGGACGCTATCCGGTGGAGCTGATCGGAGGCGTCCGCTTCCCGTCGATCGGCGAGTGGCCCTACCTGCTGACCCTGGCCGGGCACGGTTTCTACTGGTTCCAGCTGCGCAACCCTCACAAGCAGTGA